One region of Cuculus canorus isolate bCucCan1 chromosome 6, bCucCan1.pri, whole genome shotgun sequence genomic DNA includes:
- the LOC104054621 gene encoding retinol dehydrogenase 7, translating into MSPQNLSLSDSLHIAILASIISLIIYWLVRDSRRVGNLSGKHIFITGCDTGLGNSLAKWLDKRGFCVIAACATEKGSQELQSCSSLLLKTVNLNLADSNSIARAVLFVTEETAGKGLFGLVSNAEGPAAAAAPTDWLKTEDFRSVLDVSLLGLIEITLKLLPLLKKAEGRVVNLINARGLMAFVGGGYSLSKWGMEAFSDTLRREMQHFGVKVSIVEHGFFKAGVVNSDVIKRNLLRLWNRLTPEIKDSYGEKYFVEYTKAQRSSVKRLCDSDISKVVKCTEHALIAKYPRTRYRAGWDAKFFWLFLSYAPSCLSDMLLCMTLPAPAASKRTVPGVLINI; encoded by the exons CTCTCACTTTCAGACTCACTGCACATAGCAATTTTGGCTTCCATAATTTCTCTTATAATTTACTGGCTGGTCAGAGACAGTCGCAGGGTGGGAAACCTCAGTGGAAAGCACATCTTCATAACAGGCTGTGACACTGGACTTGGAAACTCACTGGCTAAATGGCTTGACAAAAGGGGATTTTGTGTCATTGCTGCATGtgccacagaaaaaggaagccAAGAGCTACAGTCCTGCTCCTCACTCTTGCTGAAGACAGTGAACCTGAACTTAGCTGACTCCAACAGCATTGCCAGAGCTGTACTGTTTGTGACAGAAGAGACAGCTGGTAAGG GGCTTTTTGGCTTGGTGAGCAATGCTGAaggaccagcagcagcagcagcacctacTGACTGGCTGAAGACTGAAGACTTCCGCTCGGTGCTGGATGTTAGTCTGCTGGGATTGATTGAAATCACGCTCAAGCTCCTGCCACTTCTGAaaaaagctgagggaagagtAGTCAATCTAATTAATGCCAGAGGCCTCATGGCTTTTGTAGGGGGTGGCTACAGCCTGTCCAAATGGGGCATGGAAGCTTTCTCTGACACCTTACG aagaGAGATGCAGCACTTTGGAGTGAAAGTAAGCATTGTTGAGCATGGCTTCTTTAAGGCAGGAGTAGTTAATTCAGATGTCATCAAGAGAAATCTGTTAAGACTTTGGAACAGACTGACTCCTGAGATCAAGGATTCCTACggagaaaaatactttgttgaAT atACTAAAGCTCAAAGATCATCAGTGAAAAGGCTGTGTGACTCTGATATTTCTAAGGTCGTAAAATGCACGGAACATGCCCTGATAGCAAAGTACCCCAGGACACGATACAGAGCTGGATGGGATGCAAAGTTCTTTTGGCTGTTCCTCTCCTATGCCCCAAGCTGTTTATCTGACATGCTGCTATGTATGACActtccagctccagcagcgAGTAAGAGAACAGTTCCTGGAGTCCTAATTAACATTTAG